Proteins encoded in a region of the Flammeovirga yaeyamensis genome:
- a CDS encoding IS110 family RNA-guided transposase produces the protein MIYKKVIGVDVSKLTLDIALQLSPSKFIMRKCGNTKKHISTCFKTLFKEYDLSKEDVLIVAENTGLYTNPLIWSLVEEGYNLWIECPNQFHLSKGFTKGKNDQIDAQRLADYGYRNSDKAKLCELSSTSLSTLKYLNSERDLIVSEQQKFKAQITDHKDYVEESEYKDRVKRYNKILKALKENLDAIDKRIDQIVKNDKVLKHQLNLLKTIPGVGPKIALDVIIATLGFKKFDNARQFASYVGVAPFRYVSGTSIRSKNKVSKRSKLSLKSNIHMGVVSAIQIEGEFQTYYQRKISEGKNKMTAINNLRAKMIKRMFAVIKNNKAYQSNYIACWT, from the coding sequence ATGATTTACAAAAAAGTAATTGGGGTTGATGTAAGTAAATTAACATTAGACATCGCTTTACAGTTAAGTCCTTCGAAGTTCATTATGAGAAAATGTGGTAATACTAAAAAGCATATTTCCACTTGTTTCAAAACTTTATTTAAAGAATATGACCTATCAAAAGAAGATGTATTAATCGTGGCTGAGAATACAGGACTTTATACTAATCCTTTAATTTGGAGTTTAGTTGAAGAAGGCTATAATTTATGGATTGAGTGCCCTAATCAATTTCATCTTAGTAAAGGATTTACCAAAGGAAAAAATGATCAAATAGATGCACAAAGACTTGCTGATTATGGCTACAGAAATTCTGATAAAGCAAAACTATGTGAGCTAAGTTCGACCAGTCTTTCTACATTAAAATATTTGAATTCAGAAAGAGATCTAATTGTAAGTGAGCAACAGAAATTTAAAGCACAAATTACTGATCATAAAGATTATGTAGAAGAAAGTGAGTATAAAGATCGAGTTAAAAGATATAATAAAATACTCAAAGCTTTAAAAGAAAATTTAGATGCGATAGACAAGAGAATAGATCAGATAGTTAAAAATGACAAGGTATTGAAACATCAATTAAACCTTCTAAAAACAATACCAGGTGTAGGTCCTAAAATTGCACTAGATGTAATAATTGCTACCCTAGGTTTTAAGAAATTTGACAATGCACGTCAATTTGCTTCCTATGTTGGAGTTGCTCCATTCCGATATGTCTCAGGAACGAGTATTCGGTCTAAAAATAAGGTGTCAAAACGGTCAAAGTTATCACTTAAAAGCAATATCCATATGGGGGTTGTATCTGCCATCCAAATAGAGGGTGAATTTCAGACGTATTACCAACGAAAAATTAGTGAAGGGAAAAATAAAATGACGGCAATTAATAATTTACGAGCTAAAATGATAAAAAGGATGTTTGCTGTAATTAAGAATAACAAGGCTTATCAAAGTAATTATATAGCTTGCTGGACATAG
- a CDS encoding serine/threonine-protein kinase, whose translation MSDDLHLKATELFSQVMELPKKEAIKYIKNQTEEDTALRDYTLKLYLSFVQEQENFGDVEQEEATVETSPLLQKEITEKTIQKTKTRFPIKDKKTWLIVSVIAFIILLGYVYGTIIRNKLISNETREHVAFLTAQESILNHWIKSEKLKVQDLSTAPTVIDIAQELQTLYEKNGDTYFTSDDRKLAELTQRLKKISQREQLLGMSIIQAKSPITLISTGLLDEEGDISILTGEMLAEGAYRNYLKVIKGETVFVPPMELSDQVFSLENELDQYTAECHFATPIMVNNQLIGVLTMSLSADKTFSELFQNALHEQSTNVYAFNRSGIVLSSTWKDQSKGIFNDPLTIKLKYNNQTTALLDGVEEDLEKDSPQNQGQILAGYADYLGDEVVGAWKWFPDLNIGLIYERNKGEFYQSVHLFDVTFLLAVVLIIVFGVIIIRSDMQLNLLNKKISKLQQLGQYQLVEKIGEGGFGEVYKGEHQLLKQPVAVKLLKKELNGTDALDRFKKEVMVTASLNHPNTIKVYDYGHNNKHQFYYVMEYLEGISLENLLYHNKEISVGRGVYILLQVSYSLKEAHQKGLLHRDIKPANIMVCNQGGACDTIKLLDFGLVKDQNTTMSQQTKINRIGGTPMFMAPERLHDPFNADVRQDIYALGAVGLYMFSGKYIVELISQKMLQGEDSIQSLLQDDIFERKDIPSELIHLFFRSVSFNVSERPSDVDTFIDALKSIAERYPWTADDAYKEWKKFDAYG comes from the coding sequence ATGTCGGATGACTTACATTTAAAAGCAACCGAACTTTTTAGTCAGGTAATGGAACTTCCCAAGAAGGAAGCCATCAAATATATTAAAAATCAAACGGAAGAAGATACTGCATTGAGGGACTACACCTTGAAGCTGTATCTTTCTTTTGTTCAGGAACAAGAGAACTTTGGTGATGTTGAACAGGAAGAAGCAACTGTTGAAACATCACCTTTGTTGCAAAAGGAGATTACTGAAAAAACGATTCAAAAAACAAAGACACGGTTTCCAATAAAAGATAAAAAAACGTGGCTGATTGTGTCTGTGATTGCTTTTATAATTCTTTTAGGGTATGTGTATGGCACCATTATTCGAAACAAACTTATCAGTAATGAGACTCGAGAGCATGTGGCCTTTTTAACCGCTCAGGAATCTATTTTAAATCACTGGATCAAGAGCGAAAAACTAAAGGTACAAGATCTGTCCACTGCTCCTACTGTTATTGATATTGCTCAGGAATTACAAACTTTATACGAAAAAAACGGAGATACCTATTTTACATCAGATGATCGAAAATTAGCTGAGCTTACTCAAAGGTTAAAGAAAATAAGTCAGAGAGAGCAGCTTTTAGGGATGAGTATCATTCAGGCCAAAAGTCCAATTACTTTAATTAGTACAGGATTACTCGATGAGGAAGGAGACATTTCCATTCTCACTGGAGAAATGTTGGCAGAAGGTGCTTATAGAAATTACCTGAAGGTAATTAAAGGAGAGACGGTATTTGTGCCTCCAATGGAGCTTTCTGATCAAGTATTTAGTTTAGAAAATGAGTTGGACCAATACACGGCCGAATGTCATTTTGCTACTCCGATTATGGTCAATAACCAACTTATTGGGGTGCTTACAATGAGTTTATCCGCCGATAAAACATTTAGTGAGTTATTTCAAAATGCCCTTCACGAGCAATCGACCAATGTGTATGCTTTTAATCGGTCGGGCATAGTTTTGAGTAGTACTTGGAAAGATCAATCGAAAGGTATTTTTAACGATCCACTGACGATTAAACTAAAGTATAATAATCAAACTACAGCTTTGTTGGATGGGGTGGAAGAAGATTTAGAAAAAGATTCACCACAAAATCAAGGTCAAATCTTAGCCGGATATGCAGATTATTTAGGTGATGAAGTTGTGGGAGCATGGAAATGGTTTCCCGATTTAAATATTGGTTTGATCTACGAAAGAAATAAAGGCGAGTTTTATCAATCTGTCCATCTATTTGATGTTACTTTCTTGCTTGCTGTTGTCCTGATTATCGTTTTTGGAGTGATTATTATCCGAAGCGATATGCAGTTGAATTTACTGAATAAAAAGATCTCAAAGTTACAGCAATTGGGACAATATCAGTTAGTCGAAAAGATTGGAGAAGGAGGCTTTGGTGAGGTATATAAGGGAGAACATCAATTACTCAAGCAGCCTGTTGCTGTTAAATTATTGAAGAAGGAATTGAATGGTACCGATGCGCTCGATCGATTTAAAAAAGAAGTGATGGTGACGGCATCATTAAATCATCCTAACACCATAAAAGTATATGATTACGGACATAATAATAAGCATCAATTTTATTATGTGATGGAATATTTAGAGGGAATTTCCTTAGAAAATCTGCTCTATCATAACAAAGAAATTAGTGTTGGACGAGGAGTGTATATTTTGCTTCAGGTGAGTTATAGTTTGAAGGAAGCACATCAGAAAGGACTTTTACACCGAGATATTAAACCTGCTAATATTATGGTGTGTAATCAAGGAGGCGCCTGTGATACTATCAAATTACTTGATTTTGGATTGGTGAAAGATCAGAATACAACCATGAGTCAGCAAACCAAAATAAATAGAATAGGAGGAACACCAATGTTTATGGCACCCGAACGTCTACATGATCCATTTAATGCAGATGTGCGTCAAGATATTTATGCCCTAGGGGCGGTAGGTCTGTACATGTTTTCGGGTAAATATATTGTGGAATTGATTTCTCAAAAGATGCTTCAAGGGGAAGATTCGATTCAGTCACTTCTTCAGGATGATATCTTTGAAAGAAAGGATATTCCATCAGAATTGATTCACTTATTTTTTAGGAGTGTCAGCTTCAATGTTTCAGAAAGGCCATCTGATGTTGACACATTTATTGATGCATTAAAAAGCATCGCCGAACGCTATCCATGGACAGCCGACGATGCTTATAAAGAGTGGAAAAAGTTTGATGCTTATGGGTGA
- a CDS encoding MerC domain-containing protein, translating into MCSFKNTLEKNSDQIGITGSLICLVHCILTSGIILGSSFISHHAHHGHHHHHTFDFWGIVDLSMILVSGVAVYFATRKCLKHTHSKLMWICYLAYLATTISKYLGFEPIELSLISYAASISLIGLHIKNIWKARKSLLHQKAI; encoded by the coding sequence ATGTGCTCTTTCAAAAACACTTTAGAAAAAAATTCGGATCAGATTGGAATTACTGGATCGTTAATTTGCTTAGTTCATTGTATACTGACTTCGGGAATAATATTAGGGAGTTCGTTTATTTCTCATCATGCCCATCACGGACATCATCATCATCACACTTTTGATTTTTGGGGTATTGTCGATTTATCTATGATACTCGTTAGTGGAGTAGCGGTCTACTTTGCGACAAGAAAATGCCTTAAACACACACATTCTAAATTGATGTGGATATGCTACTTAGCGTATTTAGCCACTACGATATCAAAATACTTAGGTTTTGAGCCGATTGAATTAAGTCTGATATCTTATGCAGCATCAATTTCTTTAATTGGATTACACATTAAAAATATCTGGAAAGCTAGAAAATCACTACTACACCAAAAGGCTATTTGA
- a CDS encoding DUF1989 domain-containing protein, giving the protein MCNKSYNADIDPVEQFARGVKPNVEFYDKVIATKDNGTRKLVYEDVLEPHTGNSFYAKAGQVIRIEQRPHQHNGRTQIADILFFTPDLEQWSDHLSTTAVAGFSPSIYGSLWTQSKYMEKIVTMVADEYPYELLEDPDNNMKVQHMFFAAHCSKEYNMCAYGNEAVHMNSCHENFIQALNRLPAIAAIEDEEERKKKVQFLADRNDLNIFQPNQIIPDEEGVTRGKMFLSPSVPDGTGLEFYCEKDLYLVASNCPYADQNLPFHEAQPNPIYIQVYETGISPHSEDHLGMVKGDQWEELVYDKFKTGEKDISVRTPESFNNL; this is encoded by the coding sequence ATGTGTAATAAAAGTTATAACGCCGACATCGATCCAGTAGAACAATTTGCAAGAGGAGTAAAGCCGAATGTAGAATTTTACGACAAAGTCATCGCTACAAAAGATAATGGAACAAGAAAATTAGTTTATGAAGATGTACTTGAGCCACATACTGGAAATTCTTTTTATGCTAAAGCTGGACAGGTAATTAGAATAGAACAAAGACCACATCAGCATAATGGAAGAACGCAGATTGCAGATATTTTATTCTTCACACCTGATTTGGAACAATGGAGTGATCATTTAAGTACGACTGCTGTTGCCGGTTTCTCTCCATCAATTTATGGATCGCTTTGGACACAAAGTAAGTACATGGAAAAAATAGTAACAATGGTTGCAGATGAGTATCCATATGAGCTATTGGAAGATCCAGATAACAATATGAAAGTACAACATATGTTTTTCGCTGCTCACTGTAGTAAGGAATACAATATGTGTGCATACGGAAATGAGGCAGTGCATATGAATAGCTGTCATGAAAACTTTATTCAGGCATTGAATAGACTTCCTGCAATTGCGGCCATCGAAGATGAGGAGGAAAGAAAAAAGAAAGTTCAGTTTTTAGCGGATAGAAACGACTTGAATATCTTCCAACCCAATCAGATTATTCCAGATGAGGAAGGGGTAACAAGAGGTAAAATGTTCTTGAGTCCTTCAGTTCCTGATGGAACAGGTTTGGAATTCTACTGTGAGAAAGATTTGTATTTAGTGGCTAGTAACTGTCCGTATGCAGATCAGAATTTACCTTTCCATGAGGCACAGCCTAATCCGATTTATATTCAAGTGTATGAGACTGGTATTTCACCTCACTCAGAAGATCACTTGGGTATGGTAAAAGGAGATCAATGGGAAGAGTTAGTATATGATAAGTTCAAAACTGGGGAAAAAGACATTTCTGTTCGTACTCCAGAGAGTTTCAATAATCTATAA